The DNA window GTAAACATTGTTCGTTTTCGCTTCCTTTTCGTAATAGTTGTTGATGTATCACGTGTTTTTactgcaaataaattaatttttagtaaaaagtcgaaatactattaaattttcCCAAACTAGTTAATATAGgtacttacttttataatatgaatgtcGGTGACAAAATCTATTACGATTATTTTGATCATATGTTCTATGATTATAACTTTTTTCCGGTGAATAGTAATTCTGAAACagataatttcattattttatacgaaatacTTTAATGtatcacattattataatatttgtatgtctTTGGTTCGTATTGTAATGGaagaaaaagaataatataatactttttttactacTATACATCTTGATAacacaaatgaaaatataaattagacaCTTACGATGGACTCCGCTGTTGATTGATATGGCGTAACCCTATCAACCTCTGTAATTCCACAATACATTGTAAAATCACTTGTAAAATTTGCACTATTCAAATTACCACTTTCCTTTATAGTAAACATTTTGAGACAGTAAGAGTTACCAATATAAAGTGAATGCTACTGTGCATAATTGAAACCCTTATATAGTCATTAAAACATTACCCTCTCCAAAGATgctacctattattattatttaagccaTCCCTCATTAGTAAATTGGGATAGGTAAAGGTGAGAAAtggtaattgttttgtttacagTACCTCTAACAGTTATTAATCCcttcactttattatacatcTAACTGATTCAAAAAAAGCGAaaacattaatttgattttataaaacagtgttcctaaaatatttatattttatttaagaatatttgttACCAATTATGCAGTAAATTCAAAGatcagcataaataaaaattgattattttacatttcttaaaaatatagcaTAATTTAAGCTTAAACTCGCTTACAATAAAGCAGATATTTGCATATACACTTACCATTGCATATGAGTATGCATTGTAACATattcttttataacatttaaaataagaaaatattattgcatttgagggtagtttgttttttttttagttcatagGAACGATCGCTAAAAATCAGAATATCGTTTGGAGCTTGCGAAGTCTTGAAGCTTAATTTggacacatttaattaattttaattatatataaccgTATAATGTTTCAAAACGTTCTTATGACCGCGTTAACTCCCTTATGTGACACGAATGAggtatttctaaatatatacttaataagtgtttaattaaaagctaaatttaaattgatatttctttGGTTGATTGGTATTTCAGAATCGAATGTGAGTGCACTTCTGTGTAACATTTGAGTGAAACGTATCTTGCATTATTGCCACATGtgctacaattttattatgacaattattttataccaaaattatgctaatAATTTGATCAAgaaaataacattcttttttttcaattctagGTTCAACAATGGGAAAATCAACCGTTTGCAAATAAGTGGCCAGAACCGAAATATAGCAAAGGTGAGTGTTCTCATTTTGGATTTTTAATGGAATTTCATTACATGTATTATGACGATGCTATTTGCCATTATATAGCCAAACGAAAgacagtttttgttttttatttttcataaagttttgttttaacaatatacacaaatgtattattatgtatacgAAGGTGCTCCGCACTTCctccttaaataattattatcggcgttcattattattaagttacgtTCGTGCATACACGATGTATGCTAAGATGATTTATAGCattaacaacattttattaacagccataaaaatacaattagacctttgtttttaaaatgtacgtgtaaataactattttcgaaaaataaatttagaaaaatatttaataaaaaaacaagatgTTATCTATCACTAAATATATCATAACAGATTAACTAATGAGCTAGTTTTGGTTAAGATTTGAATGagacaaaattttattactgatcaagttcatttgttttttcagaATCGAGTGTtactaaaacaataaagaagaaaaataaacgcAATCGGACGGCGTACACAACAGAACAATTAAGGGTTTTAGAAAAAACATTCTGTCGTTCAAAATACATAGACGCAGAACGTCGCAAGGAGCTCTCGCAATGCTTAATGATCGGAGAGAAATGTATAAAAGTTTGGTTTCAAAACAGACGAATGAAGGAGAAGAAAGAATCATCTGAATCGAGCTGTGACTCTTCGAGCGAATGCTTTGCCATCGAACCTGTATCGCCCCCACCCGATAACGTAATAATACCGAACAATACTGGCCAATACGTCCCCAATAACAATAACCAAAAAGGAACTATTCCAACAACCGCTACAGAAAGAGAATGCTATTTCAACCCATACGAAGGAAATATTACCACTGAAGCGCTTTACGCG is part of the Vanessa cardui chromosome 14, ilVanCard2.1, whole genome shotgun sequence genome and encodes:
- the LOC124535413 gene encoding homeobox protein Hox-B3a-like, whose protein sequence is MFQNVLMTALTPLCDTNEVQQWENQPFANKWPEPKYSKESSVTKTIKKKNKRNRTAYTTEQLRVLEKTFCRSKYIDAERRKELSQCLMIGEKCIKVWFQNRRMKEKKESSESSCDSSSECFAIEPVSPPPDNVIIPNNTGQYVPNNNNQKGTIPTTATERECYFNPYEGNITTEALYAGYYQNYDAVSYTNYNTAFQTGEYFRNDSSVYPTQYYPATNTEYTNLDDQAHHRNDNSMYNWVTNGFDLNYF